One genomic segment of Odocoileus virginianus isolate 20LAN1187 ecotype Illinois chromosome 17, Ovbor_1.2, whole genome shotgun sequence includes these proteins:
- the LOC139038974 gene encoding large ribosomal subunit protein uL23, whose product MKMAPKAKKEAPAPPKAEAKAKALKAKKAVLKGVHSHKKKKIRTSPTFRRPKTLRLRRQPKYPRKSAPRRNKLDHYAIIKFPLTTESAMKKIEDNNTLVFIVDVKANKHQIKQAVKKLYDIDVAKVNTLIRPDGEKKAYVRLAPDYDALDVANKIGII is encoded by the coding sequence ATGAAGATGGCGCCGAAGGCGAAGAAggaagcccctgcccctcctAAAGCTGAAGCCAAAGCAAAGGCTTTGAAGGCCAAGAAAGCAGTGTTGAAAGGTGTCCACagccacaagaaaaagaagatccgGACGTCACCCACCTTCCGGCGGCCCAAAACACTGCGGCTCAGGAGGCAGCCCAAATATCCTCGGAAGAGCGCCCCTAGGAGAAACAAACTTGACCACTATGCCATCATCAAATTCCCCCTCACCACTGAGTCAGccatgaagaaaatagaagacaacAACACACTGGTATTCATTGTGGATGTCAAGGCCAACAAGCACCAAATTAAACAGGCTGTGAAGAAGCTCTATGACATTGACGTGGCTAAGGTCAATACTCTGATAAGGCCTGATGGAGAGAAGAAGGCATATGTTCGACTGGCTCCTGACTATGATGCTTTGGATGTTGCCAACAAAATTGGGATCATCTAA